A single genomic interval of Argonema galeatum A003/A1 harbors:
- a CDS encoding S1 family peptidase, giving the protein MNRRRSILFAIACLCIIAIQLSIQAIDLSSVAQITDLPHEPVKISDSKLRSLAEKITVRVFPEKSLEDRASGILIDKQEQKQGQHSIYLYLVLTNDHVLEILKERAKALGGGYKVQTYDNKIYDLFLYEANFRGNDLGLLWFYSDRNYEKAVSGQAKSLKEYTDLVYVAGFPCGTDSCKEGFTLTSGRAATSFIISGKPLDAGYQLGFSNDTREGMSGGPILDESGRVVGINGRGKNQERVLFSGEPTVHDNPYAYMDGTQPSPETQGFMKHFAWGIPIETYLNLAPIKPFEHIKIPSQKSSNTAQLWKKNCIITWFFQVKYAVVGARHI; this is encoded by the coding sequence ATGAACCGCCGAAGATCCATACTTTTTGCAATAGCCTGTTTGTGTATTATTGCGATCCAATTATCCATCCAGGCTATTGATTTATCTAGTGTAGCCCAAATAACCGATCTGCCACACGAACCTGTTAAAATATCCGATTCAAAGCTACGGAGTCTAGCCGAAAAGATTACGGTTAGAGTCTTCCCAGAAAAGTCTTTGGAGGACAGAGCATCAGGAATTTTAATTGACAAACAAGAACAAAAACAGGGTCAGCATTCGATTTACCTATATTTAGTGCTGACTAACGATCATGTATTAGAAATATTGAAGGAAAGAGCTAAAGCTTTGGGTGGTGGATATAAAGTGCAAACCTATGATAATAAAATTTACGACTTATTTCTATACGAGGCCAATTTTCGGGGTAACGATCTGGGACTGTTATGGTTTTATAGCGATCGCAACTATGAAAAAGCCGTATCGGGTCAGGCAAAAAGCTTAAAAGAGTATACAGATCTGGTATATGTTGCTGGTTTTCCCTGTGGAACCGACTCCTGTAAAGAAGGATTCACCTTGACATCCGGTCGTGCCGCTACTTCATTCATTATATCTGGCAAACCTTTAGATGCTGGCTATCAACTAGGATTTAGCAATGACACCAGGGAAGGAATGAGTGGTGGCCCGATTTTGGATGAAAGCGGTAGAGTAGTAGGCATTAATGGCAGGGGTAAGAATCAAGAACGGGTCTTATTTTCTGGCGAACCAACTGTACATGATAATCCCTATGCCTACATGGATGGAACGCAACCTTCACCGGAAACTCAAGGTTTTATGAAACATTTTGCCTGGGGTATTCCAATTGAAACTTACTTAAACCTGGCTCCTATAAAACCATTTGAGCATATCAAAATACCATCGCAAAAAAGCAGTAATACTGCACAATTATGGAAAAAAAATTGCATCATTACCTGGTTCTTTCAGGTCAAATATGCGGTCGTAGGGGCACGGCATATTTAA
- a CDS encoding COP23 domain-containing protein: MNISIIIPKAPVTDSKEVVRRMKFHGSISVFIASALAVGCVVVVSDFAQATSDTFVCQSNRNGTPTTFAKTSNGLREFIRWTYDGFRGYTPSRRCTEVTNRLNRYIASGSRYITYGTMSNRSVICMTNKSGAGCTDLLYTLKPGDDGREVLRDLLRLNRENFKNDPRIESSSCPVYFDINAWLAGENQTANVACTPQNNLIE; encoded by the coding sequence GTGAACATTAGCATAATAATTCCGAAAGCCCCAGTCACCGACAGTAAAGAGGTAGTCAGACGAATGAAATTTCACGGTAGCATATCTGTATTTATCGCATCTGCCCTGGCAGTTGGCTGTGTTGTTGTAGTCAGCGACTTTGCCCAAGCTACATCAGATACTTTTGTTTGTCAATCAAACCGAAACGGTACGCCAACCACATTTGCCAAAACCTCAAATGGACTGCGAGAGTTTATTCGTTGGACTTATGATGGTTTCAGAGGCTATACTCCGTCACGTCGCTGCACGGAAGTAACAAATAGGCTGAATCGTTACATCGCCTCCGGTTCGCGCTATATCACTTATGGCACAATGAGCAATCGGTCTGTAATCTGCATGACCAACAAGAGTGGTGCAGGTTGCACCGATCTACTCTACACCCTAAAGCCGGGTGACGATGGACGAGAGGTTCTGCGGGATTTGCTGCGATTGAACCGCGAAAACTTTAAAAATGACCCCAGGATTGAATCGTCAAGTTGTCCTGTTTATTTTGATATCAATGCTTGGCTGGCAGGTGAAAATCAGACAGCGAATGTAGCTTGCACTCCCCAGAATAATTTGATCGAATGA